From the genome of Maridesulfovibrio ferrireducens:
CGTTTTCAACATTGAGATCAAATGGAGAGACGTAGACTTCGCCGAGCTTTAGATTCAAAGATTCCTTGAAGTAATAGCGGCTACTTTTGTTTTGAAGCTTCTCTTGAGGAACCGCCGCAGGGTGTCCGTTGTTGTCATTGACCCTAACCAGTTCCATACCGTCATTATCAAGAATTCTAACCTGATCATACACTTTGCGGATCTGACACAAAGCTATGAACTCCGATTCAAGGTCGGTGCGGTTAACCGAGTCATTTTTTCTCAAGAAGTGCTGTACCTCAATATGGTTGCTCACCAACTGGATGTCGTTGAAGAGACTTCTCAAATCCAGACTGACCTTCTGCGCTAATAATCTGTTATGCATCTTTGCATTAATTTTGATGACTTTTTCAATTGAATCAGCTTCCTGCAGGTACATTATATAGCATCCGACACCAGCAAGAATGGCAAGAAAGGTTGTAGTTATCAGAAAACTTCGAATGGCAATAAATGACCAGATGTGCATTTTTTTCATAGTACAATTCTCAAATGTATTGAATGAACAAAAAAGAAGGCGTATTATGATTGTTATCACACAATAAAGGGTGGGTACACAATAATCCTTCCGATATTGTTGAGAGGCTTTCAAAGTACTGCTATAAAATGTTAACTTGCATTGTTCTTTTATATTAACATTTTAAAAAATAAGGATATTTTGTTGTTTTATGCTTAAAGTTACAATTTTAACCATATAATTTTTTCAATCTGGGAAGGCGGGAGATCAAAATGGAAGTGCAACCCTTACAGACTGTCTTGGTAGTGGATGACATGGCCACTAACATTGATATTCTTTTGGAAGTTCTTAAGGGTGACTACAAGGTGAAGGTTGCACTCAATGGTGAAGAAGCCTTGGAGGTCATTGATTCGCCCAATCCACCGGACATCGTCCTTATGGATATAATGATGCCAGAGATGGACGGGTATGAAGTCTGTCGCAGGATGAAATTAAACAAGAAGAGTCGGTACATCCCTGTCATTTTTGTCACCACGAAAAATGCTGAAGATGATGAGACATTCGGTTTTGAGCTAGGTGCTGTAGATTATATAACCAAGCCTATTAATCCCGCCATTGTGAAGGCTCGTGTCAAGACGCATTTAGCTCTGCATAATCAGAGTATTGCTTTGGAGCATCAGGTGGCCGACCGTACCAAGGATTTGTATTCTACTCGTTTGGAAATCGTCCGTCGCCTTGGAATAGCAGCAGAATACAGGGACAATGAAACAGGTCTTCATATTATTCGGATGAGTAAATACTGCCGTACAATAGCCAAGGGGTTTGGCTTTTGTGACAAAGAAGCGGACATTCTGCTAAATGCTGCTCCTATGCACGATGTAGGCAAGATAGGTATCCCTGATAACATCCTCATCAAGCCGGGAAAACTTACCCCGGAAGAGTGGAAAACCATGATGACTCATACCGCAATCGGGGGAAAAATCATTGGCGTTCATGATAACAACCTTATGACCACAGCCAGAACCGTCGCTTTAACCCATCATGAAAAATGGAACGGAACAGGCTACCCTAACGGTTTGTCTGGTAAAAATATTCCCATCGAAGGACGTATTGCGGCCATTGCCGACGTATTTGACGCTTTGACGTCCAAGCGACCATACAAAAATGCTTGGCCAGAGGAAAAAGCCTTTGATCTTATTTTAAAAGAGCGGGGCGAACATTTTGATCCTGAACTCGTTGAAATTTTCTTTAAGAACATAGAGGAAATAATTTCCATCAAACAGCAGTATAGTAAATAGAATCTGGTCCACTGATTTGCATTAATAAAACGCCCTTAACTTAACAGTTAAGGGCGTTTTGGGTTTTTGAAAAATAGAAGTTTTGATCGAAAACTTGTCTTTCGTGTTACAGTGTAATATGTTGTAATACAAATGGAGGGCGTAAAAAATGATAAGCAGTGAACCCAAGAGTGAAGTAGTAACAATTCGAATGACTTCTGAAATGAAAGAGCGCGTTGAAAAGCTGGCTCAGGCAACTAATAGGTCTAAGGCATTTTT
Proteins encoded in this window:
- a CDS encoding response regulator — translated: MEVQPLQTVLVVDDMATNIDILLEVLKGDYKVKVALNGEEALEVIDSPNPPDIVLMDIMMPEMDGYEVCRRMKLNKKSRYIPVIFVTTKNAEDDETFGFELGAVDYITKPINPAIVKARVKTHLALHNQSIALEHQVADRTKDLYSTRLEIVRRLGIAAEYRDNETGLHIIRMSKYCRTIAKGFGFCDKEADILLNAAPMHDVGKIGIPDNILIKPGKLTPEEWKTMMTHTAIGGKIIGVHDNNLMTTARTVALTHHEKWNGTGYPNGLSGKNIPIEGRIAAIADVFDALTSKRPYKNAWPEEKAFDLILKERGEHFDPELVEIFFKNIEEIISIKQQYSK